AAGGTGCTGCCCTGCCACGCCGCCGAAAGCATCACCGGGCTGCAATTCGAATCGGTGCGCTCGAACCATTCGATCGCCTGGATCTGGCAGAACTCGGAGGCCTTCAACCGTTATCGCGGCACAAGCTGGATGAAGGAGCCGTGCAGGAGTTGCGAATTCCGCGAGATCGATTTCGGCGGCTGCCGCTGCCAGGCCTTCGCGCTGACGGGGGACGCGGCCAACACCGACCCTGCCTGCACGCTGTCGCCGAAGCACGAGGAAATCTTCCGCCAGGCCGAGCGCGAGGCGGCCGAGGGCGGCGATCTCTTCCTCTATCGCAATTTCGCCGGCGGCACGCGCGAGAGAGATCATGGCGCCTGAGGCCGACAGCGGCAAGACAAGACGCATCGACGCTTCGGGCCCGGTGACGTCGGAATGGCTCGATGCCGGCGACGGCCACGAGATCTATGTCGAGAGCGTCGGGCGTAAAGACGGCATTCCCGCCGTCTACCTGCATGGCGGCCCCGGCAGCGGCTGCCAGGCGGATCACCGCCGGCTGTTCGATCCCGAGCGCTTCCACGCCGTGCTGTTCGACCAGCGTGGCGCCGGCCGCAGCCGTCCCAGAGGCGGCCGCGAGCATAACACGCTGCCGCATCTGATCGCCGACATGGAGATGATCCGCGAGAAGTTCGGCTTTGCGCGCTGGATGGTGATCGGCGGCTCCTGGGGCGCGACGCTGGCGCTTGCTTATGCGCAAGCGCATCCCGACCGCGTCTCGGGGCTGGTGCTGCGCGCGGCCTTTCTCGGCACCCGCGCCGAGATCAAGGCCGCCTTCACCGAGACGCTTCCGCGCTTCTACCCCGACCTCAATCGCGATTTCCTGGATGCGCTGCCGCCGGACGAACGCGCACAACCGCTGGACGCGTATTGGCGCCGCATTCTCGATCCCGATCCCGCCCGCCACATCCCGGCCGCGCGGGCCTGGGGCGAGACCGAGCAGATCCTGTCGACCCACGCACCACCCCGCACGCGCATCGAGCGGGCGACGCTGAACGCGCCGCCGCTCCCCACAACTCCCTTCATGGAAGCGCACTACTTCCAGAACGACTGCTTCATGCGGCCGAACCAGCTTCTCGATGAGGCGGCAAGGCTTGCCGGCATTCCCGGGATCATCGTGCAGGGCCGCTACGACCTGCTCTGCCCGCCCGCGACCTCGCATGCGCTTGCGGACGCGTGGCCGGGAAGCGAAATTCGCATCGTCGAGGGCGCGGGCCACCTGCTGTACGATCACGGCGTCCGCGATGCCGTGATGAAGGCCATCGCCGACATGGCGACAGGGATCACGAAATGACCTGCCTCGCTGCCGCCCGGCGTGCTCGGGTGCACGCGCGCCTCGCCATGAGGAATTGAGAGCACAATAAGGAGAAGAAAATGCCGATCGCCGGAAAGGGCATGCTGCTGACGTCGATGGATATCGATCCCGCCGATGAGGCCGAGTTCAACCGCTGGTACGACCGCGAGCATATCGAGGAGCGCGTGGCGATCGACGGCTTTGTGGAAGCGCGGCGCTACGTCGCCCATGCGGCGAGCCCGAAATATCTCGGCCTCTACTCCACGGCAAGCTTCGAGGTGCTCGACAGCCCCGCTTATCGGGAGAAGCTGAAGCACCAGACCGACTGGTCCAACAAGGTGATGGCGCGGTTCAAGAACATGATCCGCAGCGTTGCACGCATCACCATCAGCCACGGTACCGGCCGTGGCGGCGCGCTCGGCCTGATCAGGCTGCGCCCCGCCGCTGGCGACGCCGAGAAGCTGCGTGCGACGCTGCGCGAAAA
This genomic interval from Bradyrhizobium sp. NP1 contains the following:
- the pip gene encoding prolyl aminopeptidase, translating into MAPEADSGKTRRIDASGPVTSEWLDAGDGHEIYVESVGRKDGIPAVYLHGGPGSGCQADHRRLFDPERFHAVLFDQRGAGRSRPRGGREHNTLPHLIADMEMIREKFGFARWMVIGGSWGATLALAYAQAHPDRVSGLVLRAAFLGTRAEIKAAFTETLPRFYPDLNRDFLDALPPDERAQPLDAYWRRILDPDPARHIPAARAWGETEQILSTHAPPRTRIERATLNAPPLPTTPFMEAHYFQNDCFMRPNQLLDEAARLAGIPGIIVQGRYDLLCPPATSHALADAWPGSEIRIVEGAGHLLYDHGVRDAVMKAIADMATGITK
- a CDS encoding DUF4286 family protein, with product MPIAGKGMLLTSMDIDPADEAEFNRWYDREHIEERVAIDGFVEARRYVAHAASPKYLGLYSTASFEVLDSPAYREKLKHQTDWSNKVMARFKNMIRSVARITISHGTGRGGALGLIRLRPAAGDAEKLRATLREKLDPAQRDGIISMHLLEGDPQLSKAIGSDTPGPGAGDWFVLIDGTGMEAVTAAVAGLKDVGPQVSSGTYRLMWDLAKSDIPRP